The nucleotide window TGATTCGTACTTCAGGGACGAACATCCGGACCAGATTGTTTGGATTCCAGGTTGCTTCCATTCCATTGCTTGCGTTGCTAGCTAACAGCGTAGCTAATCTCAGGCAGACGGGCTCGGAGTATCTTGCGGCTCCTTGGGGCAGAATGCGCAGTCGAGAGCAATCAGATTCACCGCACCCTCGACCTGTTCAAGCAGTCAGAACTGTGGACGTAGAAGCTATCACCAGCATGGATAATGGATAGCCCGAGTGCGAAGTGCCCTTGCTCACCAGTATGGTGCTTGCCTTGATCTGGGAAAGCTTGAAGGGAGCTTGGCAGCCAATGGCAGCGCGCTCTCTTCCCAAGAGGGCAGCCGATGACACCTGCGAGGTCCAACAAGCGAGAATCACTCGGGCACTGCCATCCGGCCAACCCCAAATTCGACATCTCATGCGTATTCCGTCGCGACTAATAAGACTCGGTGTGGGGTCCAAAAGTTAGTGAGTAATACACCCCCTGAGTTGGAACTATATTCGATCATTTTTGTGGCCGACAGCAGCCAAAACACGTATGGTGGGCTCGTTCATGATGCGCATCCGGCCCCGGGATCCGATCatggggggatggatggatggatggagggATGGATAGATGCACTCACTCATCATGACGCCGCTCCAGTCGATCCGATAGGGCGACTTCCACGCTTCATCCCGTCAGCAATCATTGTACGCCCaccgtctctctctccttttgTCTGGACATGAAACCCCAggtcccagcagcagcaacagccgacGACCCCTGGCCACATGGCGCAAACTGCTTCAGAGACGGCACAAGTACCGAATGTGGCTCGTCGTGCAACCGTAGACTGGACTGGCAGGAAATAGGACAGAGTAGGGTGTGGCGCCCGGCCAACAGGAGGTGGCTGTTTATGTGAGGGATGTTTTTATCTGAGATGAGGGCATGGAAGCCTGGatctcacacacacataaTGTATGTGCATGCCGGCCTTGGACTAGCTCTATGACTGACCTCAGGTTTACGTAGTCACAGGGGTACCCAAGACACCGTTATGGAACTCTGTTATGTCTGTTTCTGGCCTCCACAAGGCATACACTCAGCCCAGGAAGTGGATCTCAAGATATCACGGCTCTAGCTATATTGCTCGCCCAGTTCCCCCTGTCTACATCACGGGTCATATGCTCGCAACAACTTCCTCacgacacacacacccacaaccaTACACACTCGCATACTCACACTCGCACACTCACACTCGCACACTCATACACTCGCACACCCGCATACGTTCTCATACCGCATCTGGCTGAAAGCCTGAAACCTGCAACCCCGTCATCTTCTTTCCTGTCACAGTCTGTCATCCTTGTATTCACATCACGACGATAGGCTGGCATCCCAGCCCACCTACTTACCACAATGCAACACACCAGTAACTTCCGGTGGAAGCTCATACACCTGCTTAGCATTCTAGTCCACCTCGGGCTTGTTTGTGCGGGATCAGTTGCCTACGTCTACAATCTGGGACAAAACACCCGTCCATTAGAGCGGACTAGCCTGACGATTTCAAGTGCCAACTCAAACCCCTGCCCGCTCACTATGGTGGATGGCATCGGGGGCTGGGGGGCATTTGACGTGGCAGGTCGCACTTTACTGATGAGCTGCATATTCCTGGTCAGTTTGACTCCACCTGCATGTCTAAAGAGTCGAGGGTTGCTTACAAGATTTACAGGGTGCCCTTGGGTTGACTATCAACATTGCCGCCTTTGGGCTGCTACTCTCCATGGAGATACACAGAGTGACATTGACCGAGGGCCAACAACATTGGCGCAAGCAAATCGTCACGGTCTTTGCTTGTGTGCTTAATATATTCCTGTCGGGCGCCGGAGTTGGCATGGCCAGCATCTTGAGCACGAGGGTTGCCGAGTCAAAATCAATGATAGTACCACTGGTTTGGTTATCATTTCAAGTGTAAGCGCATCCGCCCTCACGTCTGCATCTATACGATTTGCAGC belongs to Podospora bellae-mahoneyi strain CBS 112042 chromosome 6, whole genome shotgun sequence and includes:
- a CDS encoding hypothetical protein (EggNog:ENOG503PQX8) — encoded protein: MQHTSNFRWKLIHLLSILVHLGLVCAGSVAYVYNLGQNTRPLERTSLTISSANSNPCPLTMVDGIGGWGAFDVAGRTLLMSCIFLGALGLTINIAAFGLLLSMEIHRVTLTEGQQHWRKQIVTVFACVLNIFLSGAGVGMASILSTRVAESKSMIVPLVWLSFQVPIALSTAIMDAIKNHREGQDLLD